A genome region from Drosophila simulans strain w501 chromosome 2R, Prin_Dsim_3.1, whole genome shotgun sequence includes the following:
- the LOC6739510 gene encoding uncharacterized protein LOC6739510 has translation MLRHLLILCALGSATCGDVELLTQTVYGFLDFTTTIGNTVMVFSPQSSPAFELKSNDTHEIINIIETKPKVTKKEKESVGIKPTPLIVTHSNVIPETETSQIESYNISLSNSPIQTLLNAPEYDLLSRQPEQFAEETYRLVNFKSKGEADRQRIYPSKKEPVHGHQTRSTEFRSIVTATKDSGKFSKVSQVHAVASVEKKSKPRQSRTNKPVTPSIQPSRTLKESSIQTQLASKPPRKSHQSGRDNRGSSGTRKPSRPKGKRRNKHTQSSKPAVAPSATETTARHSYRSKANANAVQEEPVSVVSPNAFKLNRRPGRWQYKSSPKPKVNIRKNANPNVPTTVQNDTAPSDEIPVDIITNQAINNGRDLEASGSQNGPVANNNNDDPNSKYFVQTLNVEISTPQPFIDTYYEIATIKTPFIFQAGVVKKTRFLTVTSTIEKVIQEEHTKEYSEDDGPLTENILEATASTDDKTLTGSVTTLKPIYLGEETETPSLETITESFSITHTKLKTQILPVVYAKRNETIQFTLVQTYDYTSLITVTQTISPLSDDFNPSKNFKDFEGSLDEAGSEINLDLEFGDEDNTGKFDAKIKPKLKVEAKSNVTSPLIPLLPESISFPETLQNSLITSTRPVIKLETIWESHVVPLVRGTETIMRTLSKSVGVVEKTEYVTDVATISMPTPSSQYPFSINPFNPFNPLLPIAPQQFITSTEVQQSMVTETSSKVLKLTFGARTAYTTIFSTSVVPTAVTRLITATIPGQPGQSFPNYFPPPYNPFAYVG, from the exons ATGCTGCGCCACCTGCTCATTCTCTGCGCCCTCGGAAGCG CTACTTGCGGCGATGTTGAGCTACTCACTCAAACTGTCTATGGCTTCCTGGACTTCACAACCACGATTGGCAACACCGTCATGGTGTTCTCGCCCCAAAGTTCTCCAGCCTTCG aaCTTAAATCCAACGACACGCACGAGATAATCAACATTATAGAGACTAAGCCGAAAGTGACgaagaaggaaaaggagaGTGTCGGCATCAAGCCAACGCCTTTGATCGTGACTCACTCGAATGTCATTCCCGAGACCGAGACATCCCAGATTGAATCTTACAACATCAGTCTCTCCAACTCGCCCATCCAGACGCTTCTGAATGCCCCCGAATACGACCTGCTCTCCCGCCAGCCCGAGCAGTTCGCCGAGGAAACCTACCGCCTGGTGAACTTCAAGTCCAAGGGCGAGGCCGACCGCCAAAGGATATATCCGTCCAAGAAGGAGCCCGTGCATGGCCACCAAACGCGGTCCACTGAGTTCAGGAGCATCGTGACGGCGACCAAGGACTCTGGTAAATTCTCCAAGGTCTCCCAGGTCCACGCAGTCGCCAGTGTGGAGAAGAAGAGCAAGCCCCGGCAGTCGCGGACCAACAAACCAGTTACGCCCTCCATCCAGCCGAGCAGGACTCTGAAGGAGTCCTCCATCCAGACCCAACTGGCCAGCAAGCCACCAAGGAAGAGCCACCAAAGCGGTCGCGACAACCGAGGATCATCGGGCACCAGAAAGCCCTCGCGTCCCAAGGGAAAGCG GAGGAACAAGCACACCCAGAGTTCCAAGCCGGCAGTAGCTCCATCAGCAACTGAAACTACCGCCCGCCACTCGTATCGGTCTAAAGCAAATGCGAATGCTGTGCAGGAGGAGCCTGTGTCCGTCGTGAGTCCCAATGCATTCAAGCTCAACAGGCGACCTGGCAGATGGCAGTACAAGTCCTCGCCGAAGCCCAAGGTGAACATAAGGAAGAACGCCAACCCCAATGTGCCCACCACCGTTCAAAACGACACGGCTCCCAGTGATGAGATCCCCGTGGACATCATCACCAACCAGGCCATAAACAACGGCAGGGATCTTGAGGCGTCCGGCTCCCAGAACGGCCCAGTTGCGAACAACAATAACGACGATCCCAACTCCAAATACTTTGTGCAAACGTTGAACGTGGAGATATCGACACCCCAACCATTCATAGACACCTATTACGAAATTGCGACCATTAAGACTCCGTTTATATTCCAG GCTGGCGTGGTTAAGAAAACGCGCTTCCTGACCGTCACCTCAACCATTGAGAAGGTGATCCAGGAGGAGCACACCAAGGAGTACTCCGAAGACGATGGCCCGCTGACGGAGAACATTTTGGAGGCCACCGCCAGCACCGATGACAAGACCTTAACAGGCAGCGTTACGACCTTGAAGCCCATCTATCTGGGCGAGGAGACCGAGACCCCCAGCCTGGAGACCATAACGGAGTCCTTTTCCATAACGCACACCAAGCTGAAGACCCAGATCCTCCCAGTCGTGTACGCGAAAAGAAACGAGACCATCCAATTTACCCTGGTTCAGACCTACGATTACACCAGTCTCATCACTGTAACCCAGACCATTTCCCCCTTGAGCGACGACTTCAATCCCTCAAAGAACTTCAAGGACTTCGAAGGAAGTTTGGACGAGGCTGGGTCGGAAATCAACCTGGACCTCGAGTTCGGAGATGAAGATAATACGGGCAAATTCGACGCAAAGATCAAGCCAAAACTCAAAGTTGAGGCCAAGAGTAATGTAACCAGCCCACTAATCCCTCTGCTCCCGGAATCGATTAGCTTCCCGGAAACGCTGCAAAACAGCTTGATAACTTCCACGCGACCCGTGATCAAGCTGGAGACCATCTGGGAGTCCCATGTGGTGCCGCTGGTCAGAGGAACCGAGACCATCATGAGAACCCTCTCCAAGTCCGTGGGTGTGGTGGAGAAGACGGAATACGTTACTGATGTCGCCACGATTTCCATGCCAACGCCATCCTCTCAATATCCCTTCTCGATCAACCCCTTCAATCCCTTCAACCCACTCTTGCCCATTGCCCCGCAGCAGTTCATCACCTCCACCGAGGTGCAGCAGTCCATGGTAACGGAAACGAGCTCCAAGGTTCTGAAGCTGACCTTCGGCGCGAGGACCGCCTACACCACCATCTTCTCAACCTCCGTCGTTCCCACAGCCGTCACTAGATTAATAACCGCCACCATTCCCGGCCAGCCAGGCCAATCCTTCCCCAACTACTTCCCGCCTCCTTACAATCCATTCGCCTATGTTGGCTAG
- the LOC27207297 gene encoding E3 ubiquitin-protein ligase RBBP6, whose product MSVHYKFKSTLNFDTITFDGLHISVGDLKREIVQQKRLGKIIDFDLQITNAQSKEEYKDDGVLIPKNTTLIISRIPIAHPTKKGWEPPAAENAFSAAPAKQDNFNMDLSKMQGTEEDKIQAMMMQSTVDYDPKTYHRIKGQSQVGEVPASYRCNKCKKSGHWIKNCPFVGGKDQQEVKRNTGIPRSFRDKPDAAENESADFVLPAVQNQEIPEDLICGICRDIFVDAVMIPCCGSSFCDDCVRTSLLESEDSECPDCKEKNCSPGSLIPNRFLRNSVNAFKNETGYNKSAAKPAAVKNEEKPPVEKEVEEKAVAEKESEETEVKPVKQQETETNGSNPPKSESPEQPATTEPTQKEKDKYDSDYEDNITIKMPQPAADSTSVPSKRSPSYSHRSESSHRRDRSDYVSDHDHKHQRPSKSESVNKDRSLLPLPIGTLPSYQGHMMAESEEARRSAAYKPPYMQMQRGPPPMHMMSHHMPAYNNGFNNMGQRPPLSYVPYQNQSVHPMRAPYGSAGGGMNMNMSQPFQSPNLASIYQGVAAKVGSGLIDDPLEAFNRIMKEKERKKVDRFRSSDRHRSRSPDRQRHRFKSPIYEKDNSRDNLKDKRPRSRERKREHSYERHMRHPRSSRQPNDGSKSPGGRIKRSGHRRSVSPKPGYKSDYRDKPYNKPSAPKTEAVEPPPPGFEPLQLADEDVYRNKHPTSSEASQSSKAESSKKKGENRHDEAPRKRHRSRSTSKEPKPNDSTYRSLTPPAKITTPKMTAAQLRERESSPKTPENVHDDYLTAKARIMASQPDINMSEMETNVGKENKAKSPLSKDRKKKKKDKDKAERKKNKKDKRAKKEKGDRQKKSSSVNRSDSDINHSSLMNESNYKVLSPRAQSPSFEINAAQLSPAHNATENVNPKSHSILTVGAAGDDNLGPRSKLSEANSVNLSKWEMEENNLGLEDSSKKAAGASDDPSEITSDVLRKAENAIFAKAINAIRPMEFQVIINSKDNSKDRAVVRSDKDRSSSPRRTSSRSVKDRLGTKISNDRSRSRDKSKDRRRGAGARSSDDDANRGRSDRHGSRKRDNRSRDRAPPSEKRQERSYKRSSPEDDKLRRQNKERSDSRHGKHDQNNSDDSDRRAARNTKSSDSRVVSSVTAVAAPPKPCRPDNPFRKCVDPSASSSLVVKYDNTIQKEGASSDNGMEQRKQRDKKLKKHSKYSSTDSLKSEKRKDPKSKKKSKILKKKKKSKK is encoded by the exons ATGTCGGTACACTATAAATTTAAGAGTACACTTAACTTTGATACAATTACTTTTGATGGACTTCACATTTCTGTCGGGGACTTGAAAAGGGAGATTGTGCAGCAGAAGCGACTGGGCAAAATCATCGACTTTGATCTTCAGATCACAAATGCGCAGAGTAAAGAAG AATACAAGGACGATGGGGTCCTTATTCCCAAGAACACAACGCTGATCATATCGCGCATCCCCATCGCCCATCCCACAAAGAAGGGCTGGgagccaccagcagcagaaaatgCCTTTTCGGCGGCGCCTGCCAAGCAGGACAACTTCAACATGGACCTGTCCAAAATGCAAGGCACTGAGGAGGACAAAATCCAGGCAATGATGATGCAGAGCACAGTCGACTATGATCCCAAGAC GTACCATCGTATTAAAGGACAATCGCAAGTGGGCGAAGTTCCCGCATCCTACCGATGCAACAAATGCAAGAAAAGCGGACACTGGATCAAGAACTGTCCCTTTGTGGGGGGAAAGGACCAGCAAGAGGTCAAACGGAACACTGGTATTCCGCGGTCTTTCCGCGACAAGCCAGATGCGGCTGAGAACGAATCAGCCGATTTTGTACTGCCTGCTGTACAAAACCAAGAGATACCGGAGGATCTCATATGCGGCATATGCCGAGATATATTCGTCGACGCTGTCATGATACCCTGCTGCGGAAGTTCCTTTTGTGACGACTGTGTGCGAACCTCCTTATTGGAGTCAGAGGACAGTGAGTGCCCCGACTGCAAGGAGAAGAACTGTTCCCCTGGCTCCCTGATACCTAATCGGTTCTTAAGGAATTCAGTGAACGCCTTTAAAAACGAGACTGGGTATAACAAAAGCGCGGCTAAGCCAG ctgcagtaaaaaatgaggaaaaaccTCCTGTCGAAAAAGAAGTGGAGGAAAAGGCGGTCGCGGAGAAGGAATCCGAAGAGACTGAGGTGAAACCTGTAAAGCAAcaagaaaccgaaaccaatgGCAGCAATCCACCTAAATCGGAATCTCCGGAGCAACCTGCAACCACAGAACCAACACAGAAGGAGAAAGATAAATATGATTCAGACTACGAGGATAACATTACCATAAAAATGCCCCAGCCAGCAGCTGATTCTACATCAGTGCCCAGCAAA AGATCCCCCAGTTATTCCCACAGAAGTGAATCCTCTCACCGACGAGACAGATCGGATTATGTTTCCGATCACGATCACAAGCACCAACGTCCATCGAAATCGGAGTCTGTTAACAAGGATCGCAGTCTCCTGCCCTTGCCCATTGGCACCCTGCCCAGCTACCAGGGGCACATGATGGCCGAATCGGAAGAAGCTCGTCGATCGGCTGCCTATAAGCCCCCttatatgcaaatgcagcggGGCCCACCTCCAATGCACATGATGAGTCACCACATGCCAGCCTACAACAACGGGTTTAACAACATGGGACAGAGGCCTCCCCTCAG CTATGTGCCGTATCAAAACCAATCCGTACACCCAATGCGTGCGCCGTACGGATCTGCAGGCGGAggtatgaatatgaatatgtcACAACCATTTCAGTCCCCAAATTTAGCCTCGATATACCAAGGGGTGGCAGCGAAGGTCGGTTCCGG TCTCATTGACGATCCGTTGGAGGCCTTCAATCGCATCATGAAGGAGAAGGAGCGGAAGAAGGTGGACCGCTTTCGAAGCTCTGACCGCCACAGGTCAAGGTCCCCGGATAGACAGAGGCATCGCTTTAAGTCTCCCATTTACGAAAAGGACAACTCCAGGGACAATCTCAAGGACAAAAGACCGCGATCCCGGGAAAGGAAGCGAGAACATAGCTACGAACGGCATATGCGCCACCCTCGTTCTAGTCGCCAGCCGAATGATGGCTCTAAGTCACCAGGTGGCAGAATCAAAAG ATCTGGTCATCGTCGCTCTGTATCTCCAAAGCCGGGCTACAAGAGTGATTACAGAGACAAGCCGTACAACAAGCCTAGTGCTCCCAAAACGGAGGCAGTTGAGCCTCCTCCCCCCGGATTCGAGCCGTTGCAGCTGGCCGATGAAGACGTCTACAGGAACAAGCACCCGACCAGTTCGGAAGCATCACAAAGCAGCAAGGCCGAAAGCAGCAAGAAGAAGGGGGAAAACAGGCACGACGAGGCGCCACGAAAGAGGCACAGGTCTCGCAGCACTAGCAAGGAACCGAAGCCGAACGACAGCACCTACAGGAGCCTGACGCCACCAGCAAAGATCACCACACCGAAAATGACTGCTGCCCAGTTGAGGGAACGCGAGAGTTCGCCGAAGACGCCGGAAAATGTTCACGACGATTATCTGACCGCGAAGGCCAGAATTATGGCCTCCCAGCCCGACATCAACATGTCGGAAATGGAGACCAATGTGGGCAAGGAGAACAAGGCGAAGAGTCCGTTGTCAAAAGAtcgcaagaagaagaagaaggacaaggacaaggcTGAGCGCAAGAAGAACAAGAAGGACAAGCGCGCTAAGAAGGAGAAAGGGGATCGCCAGAAGAAGAGCTCCTCAGTTAATCGATCTGACTCGGATATTAACCACAGCTCACTAATGAACGAGTCAAATTATAAAGTCTTGTCTCCCAGGGCTCAAAGTCCCAGCTTTGAGATCAATGCGGCTCAGCTTTCCCCTGCTCACAACGCCACTGAAAACGTTAATCCCAAGAGCCATTCCATCCTTACTGTGGGTGCTGCTGGCGACGATAATCTCGGCCCAAGAAGCAAACTCAGCGAGGCTAACTCTGTCAATCTAtccaaatgggaaatggaggAGAACAACTTAGGTTTGGAGGATTCCTCCAAAAAAGCTGCCGGGGCCTCCGACGATCCGTCGGAAATAACTTCAGACGTCCTGCGGAAGGCTGAGAACGCAATATTTGCCAAGGCTATTAATGCCATCAGACCCATGGAGTTTCAAGTCATTATCAACTCCAAGGACAACAGCAAGGACCGCGCCGTAGTTCGCAGTGACAAGGATCGCTCCTCTTCACCCAGGCGTACCAGCAGCAGGTCGGTAAAGGATAGGCTGGGCACCAAGATTTCCAATGACAGAAGCCGTTCGCGGGACAAGTCGAAGGACAGGCGCCGGGGGGCGGGCGCAAGGAGCTCCGACGACGATGCGAACCGCGGCAGGTCGGATCGTCATGGCAGCCGGAAGAGGGACAACAGATCCCGCGACAGGGCACCGCCTTCAGAGAAGAGGCAGGAGCGTTCGTACAAGCGAAGCTCGCCGGAGGACGACAAGCTGAGGCGCCAGAACAAGGAGCGGTCCGACTCCAGGCACGGAAAACACGATCAAAACAATAGCGACGACTCGGATCGCAGGGCGGCCAGAAACACCAAGTCCAGCGACAGCCGAGTTGTCTCCTCTGTAACAGCCGTGGCTGCTCCTCCCAAGCCCTGTCGTCCAGACAACCCGTTCCGCAAGTGCGTCGACCCCAGTGCGTCGAGCAGCTTAGTTGTAAAATATGATAACACGATACAGAAGGAGGGCGCGTCCTCGGACAACGGCATGGAGCAGAGGAAGCAGCGGGATAAGAAGCTGAAGAAACATTCGAAATATTCGTCAACCGATTCGTTGAAGAGCGAGAAACGCAAGGATCCgaagagcaaaaagaagagcaagattttgaaaaagaagaaaaaatcTAAGAAGTAG
- the LOC6739511 gene encoding MICOS complex subunit Mic10 — protein sequence MEMSHEPQKPAKPAVKEPPVVSEETRTKDKCLADFCLKGGSGLIIGSAVTLFFTRPQTYPIWLGLGVGMGVAYDCCQARWNQQ from the coding sequence ATGGAAATGTCCCATGAACCGCAGAAGCCCGCCAAGCCAGCAGTGAAGGAGCCTCCGGTTGTGAGCGAGGAGACCAGGACCAAGGACAAGTGCCTGGCGGACTTTTGCCTGAAGGGTGGCAGTGGCCTGATCATCGGCAGCGCGGTCACCTTGTTCTTCACGCGCCCACAAACCTATCCCATTTGGCTGGGACTGGGCGTCGGCATGGGCGTGGCCTACGACTGCTGCCAGGCGCGCTGGAATCAACAGTAG
- the LOC27208785 gene encoding carboxylesterase 5A: MDCRANFLAYLAVFLHLVSDYCFVPVQCVDAPFIHIPGNGVISGTYLKMFRTQNIKAYLGIRYAHARRFQPPDIELTPWKGIFNATVFQPDCWQNAMPSVGKETEQILKIIQSDSSAQDAERKYEENCLYLNVFVPDGLPEINGYAVVVWIHSGDFSTGSPADVEPFQLVFKQKVIVVTFSYRLNIFGFFTTDDGEAQGNYGLMDQSAALYWVKKNINFFGGDSNRITLMGHDAGAVSVALHMTSGEWSKGGFHKAIIMSGNPLSPVKMPYEYEGSLDQVSSTFACPRRPTSMFIQCLKRIDAKRLSENLPQVSWGPVVDFGLSNTSYPFIENQPEILFKKGSYHRVPVIIGVTDMEEVLTLFKDNLDTDISPSDLEGFYTDIAVTDMHKLVRNYEWCSNYELISDAINFMYANDSDTDAKKANKHIISAHTEKFYITPMQTFADLISNDSQVYSYLFRMRPRSVLQDLPSWISVPKYFDQVFVWGNPYMTNSVDWKSTDKKIADIIMTLWANFAKTSNPTKSNVYVKWNAMTPNNDSVLLIDESFNTDNLLNNQRINFWRSLYPKILVFSADCCNSTFSGSGLLVATSVPILCTLSLIVNIF, encoded by the exons ATGGACTGCAGAGCGAACTTCCTGGCCTACTTGGCCGTGTTTCTTCACCTAGTCAGCGATTACTGCTTCGTACCTGTGCAATGCGTGGACGCACCCTTCATCCACATTCCGGGCAACGGCGTCATTTCCGGAACCTACCTGAAGATGTTCCGGACGCAGAACATCAAGGCCTACCTGGGCATTCGCTATGCACACGCCAGGAGATTCCAGCCGCCGGATATCGAACTAACACCCTGGAAGGGCATTTTCAACGCGACCGTCTTCCAACCGGACTGCTGGCAGAACGCCATGCCGTCCGTGGGCAAAGAAACCGAGCAGATCCTGAAAATCATACAGTCCGACTCGAGTGCCCAGGATGCGGAGAGGAAGTACGAGGAGAACTGCCTGTATCTGAACGTCTTTGTACCTGATG GACTGCCCGAAATCAATGGCTACGCAGTTGTCGTGTGGATCCATTCCGGCGACTTCTCCACGGGCAGCCCGGCGGATGTGGAGCCATTCCAGTTGGTCTTCAAGCAGAAGGTGATTGTGGTGACCTTTTCGTATCGGCTGAACATCTTCGGGTTCTTCACCACCGACGACGGCGAGGCCCAGGGAAACTATGGCCTGATGGACCAGTCAGCCGCGCTCTACTGGGTCAAGAAGAACATTAACTTCTTTGGCGGGGACTCGAACCGGATTACCCTGATGGGTCACGATGCGGGGGCCGTGAGTGTGGCGCTGCACATGACGTCGGGTGAGTGGTCGAAGGGTGGGTTCCACAAGGCCATCATAATGTCGGGCAATCCGCTGAGTCCCGTCAAAATGCCGTACGAGTACGAGGGATCGCTGGACCAGGTGTCCAGCACCTTCGCCTGTCCGCGTAGGCCAACCTCGATGTTTATCCAGTGCCTGAAGAGGATCGACGCCAAGCGGCTCTCGGAGAACCTGCCGCAGGTGAGCTGGGGACCCGTGGTGGACTTTGGGCTGAGCAACACCTCCTATCCGTTCATCGAGAACCAGCCGGAGATCCTGTTCAAGAAGGGCAGCTACCACAGGGTGCCCGTCATCATTGGAGTGACCGACATGGAGGAGGTGCTGACCTTGTTCAAGGACAACCTCGACACGGACATCAGCCCCTCCGATCTGGAGGGCTTCTACACCGACATCGCCGTGACCGACATGCACAAGCTGGTGCGCAACTACGAGTGGTGCTCCAACTACGAGTTGATATCGGATGCCATCAACTTCATGTACGCAAACGACTCGGACACGGACGCCAAGAAGGCGAACAAGCACATCATCAGTGCCCACACCGAGAAGTTCTACATCACACCCATGCAGACGTTCGCCGATCTGATCAGTAACGATAGCCAGGTGTACAGCTACCTGTTCAGGATGCGGCCGAGATCGGTGCTCCAGGATCTGCCCAGCTGGATAAGTGTGCCCAAGTACTTCGACCAGGTCTTCGTCTGGGGCAATCCCTACATGACCAACTCCGTCGACTGGAAGTCGACCGACAAGAAGATCGCCGACATCATCATGACCCTGTGGGCGAACTTCGCCAAGACCTCGAACCCCACGAAGTCGAACGTGTACGTGAAGTGGAACGCCATGACCCCCAACAACGACTCAGTGCTCCTGATCGACGAGAGCTTCAACACGGACAACCTGCTGAACAACCAGCGGATCAACTTCTGGCGATCGCTGTACCCCAAGATCCTCGTCTTCTCCGCCGACTGCTGCAACTCCACGTTCTCCGGCAGCGGCCTGCTGGTCGCCACTTCCGTTCCCATACTATGTACCCTTAGCCTTATcgttaatatattttga